A single window of Drosophila suzukii chromosome 3, CBGP_Dsuzu_IsoJpt1.0, whole genome shotgun sequence DNA harbors:
- the LOC136117517 gene encoding uncharacterized protein, which translates to MSVVILLNQACLEPLAAQQHRVNYGFDKVQLRIYDTDKTAADNLAACASYEPPSDDEPDHEEATLTGYVSTDSELTESLKQLCTQDTTRPGRSVLQDIAEEAEGTQPDPSPKDGAVSAN; encoded by the coding sequence atgagcgtggttatcctcctaaaccaggcctgcttggaacccctcgcagcccaacagcacagagtgaactacgggttcgacAAGGTGCAGCTTCGTATTTATGACACCGATAAAacagcggcagacaacctggctgcctgtgcgtcgtacgaacccccgagcgacgacgaaccagatcacgaggaggccaccctcaccggctacgtgtcaaccgactcggagctgacggagagcctgaaacagctgtgcacccaggacacaacccgaccagggcgctctgtcctccaggacatagcggaggaagcggagggtacccagcccgaccccagtcccaaagatggtgcagtttctgcaaattaa